A DNA window from Paraburkholderia sp. IMGN_8 contains the following coding sequences:
- a CDS encoding ChuX/HutX family heme-like substrate-binding protein, translating into MQNTARLDATSLQQLRHAFVKLRTEQKLRNRDAALALGISEGEALAAFTGEHVVRLTPRFIELFEEVPHLGPVMALTRNEAAVHEKDGQYGNMSHNGDVGLVLGGAIDLRVFYQHWASGFAVREATAHGEQKSLQFFDAQGHAVHKIFLREHSNHVAFDAFVERWSAAEQVPGLMLGELAASPVVKDDSEIDVPAFHAAWDAMSDTHQFFGMLRQFGLARTQALRLAERRYALPVSTGALQNLLVRASEAAVPIMVFVGNRGMIQIHTGPVKTIRVMGTWLNVLDPGFNLHLRTDLIASAWVVRKPTSDGIVTSLELFDLQGENIAMLFGARKPGAPELEEWRELIAELAPLLDEASV; encoded by the coding sequence ATGCAAAACACCGCTCGCCTTGACGCGACTTCGTTGCAACAGTTGCGTCATGCCTTCGTCAAGCTCAGGACCGAGCAGAAACTGCGTAATCGCGATGCCGCGCTCGCACTCGGCATCAGCGAAGGCGAGGCACTCGCCGCGTTTACCGGCGAGCATGTCGTGCGCCTGACGCCGCGCTTTATCGAGCTGTTCGAAGAAGTGCCACATCTCGGTCCAGTCATGGCGCTCACGCGCAATGAAGCGGCCGTCCATGAAAAAGACGGGCAGTACGGGAACATGAGCCACAACGGCGACGTCGGCCTTGTACTGGGCGGCGCCATTGACTTGCGGGTCTTCTACCAGCACTGGGCATCGGGCTTCGCCGTGCGGGAGGCGACTGCTCACGGTGAACAGAAGAGCCTGCAATTTTTCGATGCTCAAGGCCACGCGGTGCACAAGATTTTCCTGCGCGAACACAGCAATCACGTGGCATTCGACGCTTTCGTCGAGCGCTGGAGCGCTGCGGAACAAGTGCCGGGGCTGATGCTGGGCGAACTGGCGGCCTCGCCGGTCGTCAAGGACGATAGCGAAATCGACGTGCCGGCATTTCATGCGGCGTGGGACGCAATGAGCGACACGCATCAGTTCTTTGGCATGCTGCGTCAATTTGGGCTTGCTCGCACGCAGGCGCTGCGCCTCGCGGAGCGACGATATGCGCTACCCGTTTCAACCGGAGCATTGCAGAATCTACTGGTCCGTGCGTCTGAGGCCGCCGTACCTATCATGGTGTTCGTGGGCAATCGCGGCATGATCCAGATTCATACCGGCCCGGTTAAGACCATCCGTGTCATGGGTACCTGGCTCAACGTGCTAGACCCGGGTTTCAACCTGCATCTGCGCACGGACCTGATTGCGAGTGCGTGGGTGGTTCGTAAGCCGACGTCCGACGGCATTGTCACGTCTCTGGAACTGTTCGACTTACAGGGTGAGAACATCGCCATGCTGTTTGGGGCGCGCAAACCCGGCGCGCCCGAACTGGAAGAATGGCGCGAACTGATCGCAGAACTCGCCCCCCTGCTCGACGAGGCTTCGGTATGA
- a CDS encoding ABC transporter substrate-binding protein, with amino-acid sequence MRADAQRGQRRVIVVGGALAEIVYSLDAQANARGVLVATDTTCTFPAAAGALPKVGYQRALSAEGLLSLRPDLILASSEAGPPNVLSQVKQAGVEVVTFAERHDVDSVREKIGGIARTLDVHEAGKALQARFNEQWQVARQTISTSPFATRAQPPRVLFVLNNTGNQAFVAGQRTAADAMLTYAGARNAMQGFNGYRPLSAEALVSAAPDIVLTTDEALSAIGGAEKLLASPGFGATPAGRAKRVESLDTLFMLGFGPRLPAAVVTLNQRLGQA; translated from the coding sequence ATGCGCGCGGACGCACAGCGGGGCCAACGGCGGGTAATCGTGGTTGGCGGAGCGCTGGCCGAAATCGTCTATTCGCTTGACGCGCAAGCGAATGCACGCGGCGTGCTGGTCGCAACCGATACGACCTGCACGTTCCCCGCCGCTGCAGGCGCGTTGCCGAAGGTCGGTTATCAGCGAGCGCTATCGGCGGAAGGGCTGCTGTCGTTGCGGCCCGACCTGATTCTGGCGTCTTCGGAAGCGGGACCGCCGAACGTACTAAGCCAGGTGAAGCAGGCAGGTGTGGAAGTGGTGACATTTGCTGAGCGCCATGACGTCGACTCTGTACGCGAAAAGATTGGCGGCATCGCCCGGACGCTCGATGTGCACGAGGCAGGCAAGGCGCTACAGGCTCGTTTTAACGAGCAATGGCAGGTGGCCCGCCAGACAATCAGCACATCGCCATTCGCCACGCGCGCCCAGCCACCGCGCGTGCTGTTCGTGCTGAACAACACCGGCAATCAGGCGTTTGTCGCGGGGCAGCGCACCGCCGCAGATGCCATGCTCACCTATGCCGGCGCGCGCAACGCGATGCAGGGCTTCAACGGGTACCGGCCGTTGTCCGCCGAAGCACTGGTTAGTGCGGCACCCGACATCGTGCTCACCACCGATGAAGCGCTGAGCGCGATTGGCGGTGCTGAGAAGCTGCTCGCGAGTCCTGGCTTCGGCGCCACACCTGCTGGCCGGGCGAAAAGGGTCGAGTCGCTCGACACCCTGTTCATGCTCGGCTTTGGCCCTCGATTGCCTGCTGCCGTGGTGACGCTCAACCAGCGTCTGGGGCAGGCTTGA